AAATTAACctcaaaataactaaaaaatcatTGTTCAGAGAACGAAACAGGAGTtccaattttaaattatgtttttgcaAAGAGGAGAAGAGGCTTTTGGTGAAATGATTAATGGCTGAGGGGTTGTAACTTAATTTATACTTGTTGGTATAGTTAACTTAAGACAGTTATGATTATGTCTTCTACTTTAAGATTAAGCAACACCTAGATAATCAAAATTAAGGCCAATTATTTTATCATTCCTATCATTATTACGACTGAGTAATTCAATTAAAGAAGAATATTTAAATAAGACTAATTATACTGGTTTAATGATGCATGAACTAGAGACCTTATGTGGATTGCTCAAAAAAATAGCTAATGACAGCCCAATGCATCTATTATGCTAATAAGGTTATAAGATATTCGTGGTTGGTCTATTTAAGTCTCTATGGTGGCCATGCTTCGCGGTTGGTCTATTTAAGCCCATAGGTGACTGAAACCTTCGATGCAAAATaaacataacaaataaaaccATAGAGTCTATCAGTCTATGCTTCAAAATCCGGCaagaacaaaacatataatattttcaatagtcTTTTTTCTTGGCAATTACTTTtagaattatatttgtataattgatgcacattatttttttaattattttgccATGTTTTTCAGAGACTAGCATACCTTAACATAGCATCAAAATTGTCATTAGTTTTTACTTTAAGACTATCTGCAAGCGATCTTACTTACCTGACTCACAATGATATTTGCTTCTGATATAGCTTTATACATCAAATTCGAACGAGAGAAACCCGATTGTTTCTAGTCACAAAATAATATTGgcaattttaaaaagtttctaAAACTCATTGTAAATATAAGGCTTTTTCATTGCAGAAGTTGAAAGAATATATACAGAATCTCATTACAATGACGATGATGATGGTCATGATCTCGCTAGCTTATTTAGAGACAGTTAACTTGACAAGAACAATGATCAAAAGCATAGTCATCACCACCATTTCACTTACACATTTTTGTCAaaggttaaaaagaaaaatataatattatttgttagtGGAGGCGGAAGAGATGCTGAGAACTCCGGCCCACACTTGCTTCCTCACCTTTGCTCTCTGCGGCTGACTAGCAAACGAGCCACCACTTCCACCACCTCCACCGCCATTACCGCCGCCGCTCTTGTCTCCAGCTCcagttgttgttgatgaagatTGGCCGCTCGGGTCActcatgtttttaattattgttttgtcttcttGGAATCGTTGGTGCTAGCTAAGAGTGCtcatacaacaacaaaaaaagaaaagaactgAAAGTGGATAATTATAGTCAGGGTTGAGAGGTGAATCTTTTTTCTACCTCTACTCTCAAGATTtacaataatgtttttatttgtaaaatgcTGATACATTGGCATGGTTAAAATGTATCAACCAATAAGAAAAAATCAGTCCTGACGTTAGAATCACTTTAATAACAAATTGACAGTACTATTATAGTTTTGGTTGATCTTATCTTCGAGATGGAATCTAACGGTGAGGAAGGGAAAACCATTTGTTATTATGCTGCCGCCATAACCTACCACGGATCTCCATTATTCAGGCCTTCACTCCTCAGCATGACGCATGCAATATGACGTCGTTGaaatgttat
The sequence above is drawn from the Brassica napus cultivar Da-Ae chromosome A8, Da-Ae, whole genome shotgun sequence genome and encodes:
- the BNAA08G31220D gene encoding POU domain, class 4, transcription factor 2; this translates as MSDPSGQSSSTTTGAGDKSGGGNGGGGGGSGGSFASQPQRAKVRKQVWAGVLSISSASTNK